One Paraburkholderia aromaticivorans genomic region harbors:
- a CDS encoding purine-cytosine permease family protein, with product MNTSEHNAPALIEKHTIGYVPPEDRHGKVRDLFTLWFGGNIAPLPIVTGALGVQIFHLNLLWGIVAIVVGQAVGGVLMALHSAQGPQMGIPQMIQSRAQFGSWGALLVTVIAGVMYVGFFASNIVLAGKSLHGIEKGIPVPVGIVIGALGSGLIGIIGYRIIHILNRIGTWVLGIGIFIGFGYILTHIATDDFLTRGGFNIAGWLATVSLSALWQIAFAPYVSDYSRYLPQNVRVASTFWATYLGCTIGSTLAFVFGAVAVLAVAPGADAMDAVKQATGPLGLPMLVLFLLSVISHNALNLYGAVLAAITSLQTFAYRWIPTAKARAVLSIAILLACCYGAIGASTNFVGNLVDLVLALLVVLVPWTAINLIDFYVIHKGKYDIQSIFQADGGIYGRFNPQALIAYGIGILVQIPFMNTPMYAGPVPKYLDGADLSWVIGLLLTSPLYYWLASRDTEYRRRQTGAGVTGCAARQS from the coding sequence TTGAATACTTCGGAACACAATGCCCCGGCATTGATCGAAAAACACACCATCGGTTATGTGCCGCCCGAGGATCGCCATGGCAAGGTGCGCGATCTGTTCACACTATGGTTCGGCGGCAACATCGCTCCCTTGCCCATCGTCACCGGCGCGCTCGGCGTGCAGATCTTCCACTTGAACTTGCTGTGGGGCATCGTGGCGATCGTCGTCGGTCAGGCCGTCGGCGGCGTGCTGATGGCGTTGCATTCGGCGCAGGGCCCGCAAATGGGCATCCCGCAGATGATTCAGAGCCGCGCGCAGTTCGGTTCATGGGGCGCGCTGCTGGTCACCGTGATCGCAGGCGTGATGTACGTCGGCTTCTTCGCGTCCAATATCGTGCTCGCCGGGAAGTCTCTTCATGGCATCGAAAAGGGCATTCCGGTTCCTGTCGGCATCGTGATCGGCGCGTTGGGGTCAGGGCTGATTGGGATCATCGGTTACCGGATCATCCATATCCTGAACCGCATCGGAACCTGGGTACTCGGGATCGGCATCTTCATCGGATTCGGCTATATCCTCACGCATATCGCGACGGACGATTTTCTGACGCGCGGCGGATTCAACATCGCCGGCTGGCTCGCGACCGTTTCGCTGTCGGCGCTCTGGCAAATCGCTTTCGCCCCGTACGTTTCCGACTATTCGCGCTATCTGCCGCAGAACGTGCGCGTCGCATCGACGTTCTGGGCGACCTACCTCGGCTGTACGATCGGCTCGACGCTCGCGTTCGTTTTCGGCGCGGTAGCCGTGCTCGCGGTGGCGCCCGGCGCCGACGCGATGGACGCCGTCAAGCAGGCCACCGGACCGCTCGGGCTGCCGATGCTCGTCCTCTTCCTGCTGAGCGTGATCAGTCATAACGCGCTGAACCTGTACGGCGCGGTGCTCGCGGCCATCACGTCGCTGCAGACATTCGCCTATCGCTGGATTCCCACGGCGAAAGCGCGGGCCGTGCTGTCGATTGCGATTCTCCTTGCATGCTGCTATGGAGCGATCGGCGCGTCGACGAATTTCGTCGGCAACCTGGTCGATCTCGTGCTTGCACTGCTGGTCGTGCTGGTGCCGTGGACCGCGATCAATCTGATCGACTTCTATGTGATCCACAAGGGCAAATACGACATCCAGTCGATCTTCCAGGCGGACGGCGGCATCTACGGCCGCTTCAATCCACAGGCGCTGATTGCCTATGGGATCGGCATCCTCGTGCAGATTCCGTTCATGAACACGCCGATGTATGCGGGTCCCGTGCCGAAGTATCTAGACGGTGCGGATCTGTCGTGGGTTATCGGACTGCTTCTGACGTCACCGCTGTATTACTGGCTCGCGTCGCGGGACACCGAATATCGGCGCAGGCAAACGGGTGCAGGTGTCACAGGTTGTGCGGCGAGACAGTCA
- the argE gene encoding acetylornithine deacetylase: protein MNDRSSRALLERLIGFATVSRDSNLDMIEFIRRYLDQLGVESELFYNAERTKANLFATIGPREGGGIVLSGHTDVVPVDGQAWTVDPFRLTERDGRLYGRGTADMKGFIASVLAAVPGLLEHELKLPVHLAFSYDEEVGCLGVRPMLAELAQRAHKPALCLIGEPTGLKPVLGHKGKLAMRCQVKGAPCHSAYAPYGVNAIQYAARMIGRLEEIGEQLAQPEHHDERFDPPFSTVQTGVINGGRALNIVPAECEFDFEVRALPGFDANQVADQLQTYAEAELLPKMRAVKSDTDIRLQPLSAYPGLATSPDSDAARLLALLSGSIEFGTVAFGTEGGLFDQAGIPTVVCGPGSMDQGHKPDEFVTVEQLRDCDAMLARLADYVSAAS from the coding sequence ATGAATGACAGATCTAGCCGCGCGCTGCTCGAACGGCTGATCGGCTTCGCCACGGTCAGCCGCGACTCCAATCTGGACATGATCGAATTCATCCGACGTTACCTCGATCAGCTCGGTGTCGAGAGCGAGTTGTTCTACAACGCCGAACGCACCAAGGCGAATCTGTTCGCGACCATCGGTCCGCGTGAGGGCGGCGGCATCGTGCTGTCCGGCCATACCGACGTGGTGCCCGTCGATGGCCAGGCATGGACCGTCGATCCTTTTCGCCTCACCGAGCGCGACGGGCGGTTATATGGCCGCGGCACGGCCGACATGAAGGGGTTTATCGCTTCGGTGCTGGCGGCGGTGCCCGGGTTGCTCGAACACGAGTTGAAGCTGCCGGTCCACCTCGCTTTTTCGTACGACGAAGAAGTTGGATGCCTCGGGGTGCGACCCATGCTCGCGGAATTGGCGCAGCGTGCGCACAAGCCGGCCCTGTGCCTGATCGGCGAGCCGACCGGGCTTAAGCCGGTACTGGGCCACAAGGGCAAGCTGGCGATGCGCTGTCAGGTGAAAGGCGCGCCTTGCCATTCGGCCTATGCGCCGTATGGCGTCAACGCCATCCAATACGCGGCGCGGATGATCGGCCGTCTGGAAGAGATCGGCGAGCAGTTGGCGCAGCCCGAACATCACGACGAGCGATTCGATCCGCCGTTCTCGACCGTGCAGACGGGCGTGATCAACGGCGGCCGTGCGCTCAACATCGTGCCGGCCGAATGCGAGTTCGACTTCGAAGTGCGCGCGCTGCCTGGCTTCGACGCAAACCAGGTAGCCGACCAGTTGCAGACCTACGCCGAGGCCGAGTTGCTACCGAAGATGCGCGCAGTGAAGTCCGACACCGACATCCGCCTGCAACCGCTGTCTGCCTATCCGGGATTGGCCACTTCTCCCGACAGCGACGCGGCGCGTCTTCTGGCGCTGCTCAGCGGCTCTATCGAGTTCGGCACGGTCGCATTCGGCACCGAAGGCGGCCTCTTCGATCAGGCGGGCATTCCAACCGTGGTCTGCGGACCCGGCAGCATGGACCAAGGGCATAAGCCGGACGAATTCGTCACCGTGGAGCAATTGCGCGATTGCGATGCGATGCTGGCTCGCCTGGCGGATTACGTTTCGGCCGCATCCTGA
- a CDS encoding DUF1028 domain-containing protein — translation MTFSIVGRCPESGQLGIAISSSSIAVGARCPWVRAGVGAVATQNITLPALGPQILDLLEHGQLDPAAALDRVLGASEWSEYRQVTVIDAQGRTAFFSGKEALGTYHAVAGKQCVAAGNMLVGVEVIEAMLPAFEQASGTLADRLLAGMHAAIAAGGEAGPVHSAALKIVGDVSWPIVDLRVDWADDDPIGQLDGLWQAYRPQMQDYLTRALNPTAAPSYGVPGNE, via the coding sequence ATGACATTCTCAATCGTCGGACGTTGTCCGGAGTCCGGGCAGCTTGGAATTGCGATCAGTTCGTCCAGCATCGCGGTGGGCGCTCGATGCCCGTGGGTCCGCGCAGGCGTGGGCGCGGTGGCGACGCAGAACATCACGCTGCCCGCGCTAGGCCCGCAGATTCTCGATCTTCTGGAGCACGGGCAACTCGATCCCGCCGCGGCATTGGACCGCGTGCTCGGTGCGAGCGAGTGGAGCGAATACCGCCAGGTCACAGTGATCGACGCGCAGGGCCGAACGGCGTTCTTTAGCGGCAAGGAAGCGCTGGGCACGTATCACGCCGTCGCCGGCAAGCAGTGTGTAGCGGCAGGCAACATGCTCGTTGGCGTCGAAGTGATCGAGGCCATGCTTCCGGCGTTCGAGCAGGCATCCGGCACGCTTGCCGATCGCCTGCTCGCGGGCATGCATGCCGCGATAGCCGCCGGCGGCGAAGCCGGGCCCGTGCATTCGGCGGCGCTCAAGATCGTGGGCGACGTGAGCTGGCCGATCGTCGATTTGCGGGTCGATTGGGCGGATGACGACCCCATCGGCCAGCTCGACGGCCTATGGCAAGCGTATCGGCCGCAGATGCAGGACTACCTGACCCGAGCGTTGAATCCGACCGCCGCGCCGAGCTACGGAGTGCCCGGCAATGAATGA
- a CDS encoding RidA family protein yields the protein MNQPTHTRIRMFNTKDTYPNQTLDNDLCQAVRAGNTVYVRGQVGTDFDGRLVGIGDPRAQAEQAMKNVKQLLEEAGSDLSHIVKTTTFLTDIRYREPVYQEVGKWLKGVFPISTGLVVVALGQPQWLMEIDVVAVIPDGWTPPKA from the coding sequence ATGAACCAACCTACGCATACCCGTATCCGCATGTTCAACACGAAGGATACATATCCGAACCAGACGCTCGACAACGATCTTTGCCAGGCCGTGCGCGCCGGCAACACGGTCTATGTGCGCGGTCAGGTGGGCACGGATTTCGACGGCCGCCTGGTCGGCATCGGCGATCCGCGCGCCCAGGCCGAGCAAGCGATGAAGAACGTGAAGCAGTTACTGGAAGAAGCGGGCAGCGACCTGTCCCACATCGTCAAGACGACGACGTTCCTGACCGACATCCGCTACCGCGAGCCGGTCTATCAGGAAGTCGGAAAGTGGTTGAAGGGCGTGTTTCCTATTTCGACCGGCCTGGTGGTGGTCGCATTGGGTCAGCCGCAGTGGTTGATGGAGATCGACGTCGTCGCGGTCATTCCGGATGGATGGACGCCGCCGAAAGCCTGA
- a CDS encoding flavin-containing monooxygenase — MTVETTSIDTLVVGAGQAGVAISEHLSKLGVPHLVLERARIAERWRTGRWDSLVANGPAWHDRFPNLEFADFNPDAFASKEQVADYFVAYAKKFEAPIRTGVEVKKVVRNAGRQGFTVETSEGTIEANRVVVATGPFQRAVIPPIAPQDSSLTQIHSADYRNPDQLPEGGVLVVGAGSSGVQIADELQRAGKRVYLSVGAHDRPPRGYRGRDFCWWLGVLGEWDAEVMKPGREHVTIAVSGSRGGHTVDFRRLANQGITLVGLTKSFDDGVVTFEADLAENIARGDENYLSLLDAADAYAERNGLDLPEEPEARVIPADPECVTHPLHDLDLAKAGVTSIIWATGYAVDFSWLNVNAFDEKGKPKHQRGVSKEPGIYFLGLPWLSRRGSAFIWGVWHDAKHIADHIVTQRKYAAYYGDAQHQAQSCGEESVESVENTSADSRVHKVSEFGVN; from the coding sequence ATGACAGTGGAAACAACGTCAATCGACACGCTCGTAGTCGGCGCCGGTCAGGCCGGCGTCGCCATCAGCGAACATCTGAGCAAGCTTGGCGTGCCGCATCTCGTGCTGGAACGCGCCCGTATCGCCGAGCGCTGGCGCACGGGACGCTGGGATTCGCTGGTTGCCAATGGCCCCGCGTGGCACGATCGTTTTCCCAATCTCGAGTTCGCGGACTTCAATCCCGACGCATTCGCTTCGAAGGAGCAGGTCGCGGATTATTTCGTCGCTTATGCGAAGAAGTTCGAAGCGCCGATCCGCACTGGCGTGGAAGTGAAGAAGGTCGTGCGCAATGCGGGGCGGCAGGGCTTCACCGTCGAAACCTCGGAAGGCACGATCGAGGCCAATCGCGTGGTGGTCGCAACCGGGCCTTTCCAGCGTGCCGTCATTCCGCCCATCGCGCCGCAAGATTCGAGTCTTACGCAGATTCATTCCGCCGACTATCGCAATCCCGATCAATTGCCCGAAGGGGGCGTGCTGGTGGTCGGTGCGGGATCGTCGGGCGTGCAAATCGCGGACGAGTTGCAACGCGCGGGTAAGCGCGTCTATCTGTCGGTCGGCGCGCACGATCGTCCGCCGCGCGGCTATCGCGGCCGCGACTTCTGCTGGTGGCTCGGCGTGCTCGGCGAATGGGATGCAGAGGTCATGAAGCCGGGCAGGGAGCACGTCACGATTGCGGTGAGCGGTTCGCGCGGCGGCCATACGGTGGACTTCCGGCGTCTCGCGAATCAGGGCATCACGCTCGTGGGTCTGACGAAATCGTTCGATGACGGCGTGGTGACCTTCGAAGCGGATCTCGCGGAGAACATCGCGCGCGGCGACGAAAACTATCTGTCGCTGCTGGATGCGGCCGACGCCTATGCCGAGCGCAACGGTCTCGATCTTCCCGAAGAGCCTGAAGCGCGCGTCATTCCCGCGGATCCGGAATGCGTGACGCACCCGTTGCACGATCTCGATCTGGCGAAAGCCGGCGTGACGTCGATTATCTGGGCAACCGGTTATGCCGTCGATTTCAGCTGGTTGAACGTCAACGCCTTCGATGAAAAGGGTAAGCCGAAACATCAGCGCGGCGTATCGAAGGAGCCTGGCATTTATTTCCTCGGTCTGCCCTGGCTATCGCGCCGTGGCTCCGCATTCATCTGGGGCGTGTGGCATGACGCGAAGCACATCGCTGATCACATCGTCACGCAGCGCAAATACGCGGCTTATTACGGCGACGCGCAACACCAGGCACAGAGCTGCGGCGAGGAAAGCGTTGAAAGCGTTGAAAACACATCCGCCGATTCACGCGTCCACAAAGTCAGCGAGTTCGGCGTGAATTGA
- a CDS encoding LysR family transcriptional regulator — protein MESQPLRYSLRQLRYFVVTAEVLSFTAAAKRLHISQPSISTALADLEVSFGVQLFIRHHASGLSLTQAGRDLLGQARNLLKFAEELQTTAKEMDGGMTGAITLGCLVSLAPPLMPRLISRFIDEHAGISFRTVEAHQDGLLRGLHDGSLDIALTYSLDLTEEIAFTPLLSLPPYAILPKTHRLARARKVSLADLLSEPYVMLDLPHSREYFAALFDSVGSRPVPAFRSSQPEVVRGMVANGLGYSLLNFPLKSNRTVDGEEFVIKRFKDNVNATMLGIAQSRTMKPRQVVHRFASFCETYIQRLHFDA, from the coding sequence ATGGAGAGTCAACCGTTACGCTACTCGTTGCGTCAGTTGCGCTATTTCGTGGTCACTGCGGAAGTGCTGTCCTTCACCGCCGCCGCGAAGCGCCTGCACATTTCACAGCCGTCGATCTCGACGGCGCTCGCGGATCTCGAAGTATCATTCGGCGTGCAACTCTTCATACGGCATCACGCGAGCGGTCTCTCGCTCACGCAAGCCGGTCGCGATCTGCTCGGGCAAGCGCGCAATCTTCTGAAGTTTGCAGAGGAATTGCAGACGACCGCGAAGGAAATGGACGGCGGCATGACGGGCGCCATCACGCTCGGCTGCCTCGTCTCGCTTGCGCCGCCGCTCATGCCGCGGCTAATCAGCCGATTCATCGACGAGCACGCGGGCATCTCGTTCCGCACTGTCGAGGCGCATCAGGATGGCCTCTTACGCGGCCTGCACGACGGCTCGCTCGACATTGCCCTCACCTACAGCCTCGACCTGACCGAGGAGATCGCCTTCACGCCGCTGCTCTCACTGCCGCCCTATGCGATCCTGCCGAAGACGCATCGTCTAGCACGCGCGCGCAAGGTATCGCTCGCCGACCTCTTGTCCGAGCCGTATGTGATGCTCGACCTGCCGCACAGCCGCGAGTATTTCGCCGCACTCTTCGATTCGGTGGGCAGCCGTCCCGTGCCCGCGTTCCGTTCGTCGCAGCCGGAGGTCGTGCGCGGCATGGTGGCCAACGGTCTCGGCTACAGCCTCCTGAACTTTCCGCTCAAATCGAATCGCACTGTGGATGGCGAAGAGTTCGTCATTAAGCGTTTCAAAGACAACGTCAATGCAACGATGCTCGGCATCGCGCAATCGCGCACGATGAAGCCGCGCCAGGTTGTGCATCGCTTCGCGTCGTTCTGCGAGACCTATATCCAGAGGCTGCATTTCGACGCATGA
- a CDS encoding SRPBCC family protein has protein sequence MANPARTIAVQALVDELQTGCERPFGDAHAMPPGVYTSPEFLTLEERAIFEREWQCVGRASALKVPGDYMTARLGAQPIVVLRNEQMQLKAMSNVCLHRMSVLLEGRGNVRRIVCPYHAWNYSLDGALQGAPLMDRQESFCKESYRLPTVRCEEWQGWIYVTLDEHAPPVQAQLARLSELIGAYGMSDYIETFHEEHVWDTNWKILAENFMESYHLPMLHRATVGPHSRLEEMECPPGYPAFNYHWITKEASLPIGNAHPDNTRLTGHWRKTTALLAIYPTHLVTLTPGYFWYLVLQPQGVERVHIRFGGGLAPEFIADPEANAHMTTLKKLLDEVNAEDKRGVEAVFHGVHAPLAKPGHLSPLERPNYDFARYIASKIGATPLGTH, from the coding sequence ATGGCCAACCCGGCAAGGACGATCGCAGTGCAAGCACTTGTCGACGAACTGCAGACGGGTTGCGAACGGCCATTCGGCGATGCGCATGCGATGCCGCCCGGCGTCTATACGTCGCCCGAATTCCTCACACTGGAAGAGCGCGCTATATTCGAGCGTGAATGGCAATGCGTCGGCCGCGCCAGTGCGCTCAAAGTGCCCGGCGATTACATGACGGCGCGGCTCGGAGCGCAACCGATCGTCGTATTGCGCAACGAACAGATGCAGCTCAAGGCGATGTCGAATGTGTGCCTGCATCGCATGTCGGTGCTGCTCGAAGGACGTGGCAACGTGCGCCGCATCGTCTGCCCCTATCACGCGTGGAACTATTCGCTGGACGGCGCATTGCAAGGCGCGCCGCTCATGGATCGGCAAGAGAGTTTTTGCAAGGAAAGCTACAGGCTGCCCACCGTACGCTGTGAAGAATGGCAAGGCTGGATCTACGTGACACTCGACGAACACGCGCCGCCCGTTCAGGCGCAGCTCGCCAGACTGAGTGAACTCATCGGCGCATACGGCATGTCGGACTACATCGAAACTTTCCATGAAGAGCACGTGTGGGACACGAACTGGAAGATCCTCGCGGAAAACTTCATGGAAAGCTACCACCTGCCCATGCTGCATCGCGCGACGGTAGGACCGCATTCGCGGCTTGAAGAAATGGAATGCCCGCCGGGTTATCCCGCCTTCAACTATCACTGGATCACCAAGGAAGCGTCATTGCCCATCGGCAACGCGCATCCGGACAACACGCGCCTCACGGGACATTGGCGCAAGACCACGGCGCTGCTCGCGATCTACCCGACGCATCTCGTCACGCTGACGCCGGGTTACTTCTGGTATCTCGTGCTGCAGCCTCAAGGCGTGGAGCGCGTGCATATCCGCTTCGGCGGCGGCCTTGCGCCGGAGTTCATCGCCGATCCCGAGGCCAACGCGCATATGACGACGTTGAAGAAGCTGCTCGACGAAGTGAACGCGGAAGATAAACGCGGCGTGGAAGCCGTCTTTCACGGCGTGCATGCGCCGCTCGCGAAGCCCGGTCACCTGAGCCCTCTCGAACGTCCCAACTATGACTTCGCGCGCTATATCGCCAGCAAGATCGGCGCGACGCCGCTTGGCACGCATTGA
- a CDS encoding ABC transporter ATP-binding protein, which produces MSNPSFISFSGVSKSYDGAQYVVDDLNLDVRKGEFLSLLGPSGSGKTTTLMMLAGFESPTHGEIRLDGRRLDDKPPHQRDIGMVFQNYALFPHLTIAENVAFPLSVRRVSRADQKTRVKRALEMIELPHLANRRPAQLSGGQQQRVALARALVFEPSVVLMDEPLGALDKRLRETMQYEIMRLHRELSLTIVYVTHDQAEALTMSDRVAVFSDGRIQQAATPSELYENAQNAFVANFVGENNGLTGRVVSVGEDWATLALSDGSVIRGRSEPGLRAGDEAMLALRPERAHIPSEGAHVDEHSNVVRAHVQELVYCGDHHRVHLALGSRDSFVVKVPNTQRHALPSPGSEIEIAWRHDDCKILAMSVPRSAPVIPASTPLSPSIITTAPAGAN; this is translated from the coding sequence ATGTCAAACCCTTCTTTCATTTCGTTCTCGGGCGTGAGCAAATCGTACGACGGCGCCCAATACGTCGTCGATGACTTGAACCTCGACGTGCGCAAGGGAGAATTCCTGTCGCTGCTCGGCCCGTCCGGTTCGGGTAAGACGACTACGCTCATGATGCTCGCGGGATTCGAATCGCCCACGCACGGCGAGATTCGCCTCGACGGCCGCCGGCTCGACGACAAGCCGCCGCATCAGCGCGACATCGGCATGGTGTTTCAGAACTACGCGCTCTTTCCCCATCTGACGATTGCGGAGAACGTCGCGTTTCCGCTCTCCGTGCGGCGCGTCAGCCGTGCTGACCAGAAAACGCGCGTGAAGCGCGCGCTCGAAATGATCGAGCTGCCGCATCTGGCGAACCGGCGTCCCGCGCAGCTCTCCGGCGGACAGCAGCAGCGCGTGGCGCTCGCGCGCGCGCTCGTGTTCGAGCCGAGTGTCGTGCTGATGGACGAGCCGCTCGGCGCGCTCGACAAGCGCCTGCGCGAAACCATGCAATACGAAATCATGCGTCTGCATCGCGAGTTGTCGCTGACGATCGTCTACGTGACGCACGATCAGGCCGAAGCGCTGACCATGTCGGACCGCGTCGCCGTGTTCTCCGACGGCCGGATTCAGCAAGCCGCCACGCCCAGCGAACTCTACGAGAACGCGCAGAACGCCTTCGTCGCGAACTTCGTCGGCGAGAACAACGGGCTGACTGGGCGCGTCGTCAGTGTGGGCGAGGACTGGGCGACGCTCGCGCTCTCGGACGGCAGCGTCATTCGCGGCCGCAGCGAACCCGGCCTGCGCGCGGGTGACGAAGCGATGCTGGCGCTGCGCCCCGAACGCGCGCATATCCCGAGCGAAGGCGCGCACGTCGATGAACACAGCAACGTGGTGCGCGCACATGTCCAGGAACTGGTGTATTGCGGCGATCATCACCGCGTGCACCTCGCGCTCGGTTCGCGCGATTCCTTTGTCGTGAAAGTGCCCAATACACAGCGCCATGCGCTGCCTTCGCCCGGCAGCGAGATCGAGATCGCATGGCGCCACGACGACTGCAAGATTCTCGCGATGAGCGTGCCACGTAGCGCGCCCGTGATCCCCGCATCCACCCCGCTCTCACCCTCCATCATCACGACCGCACCTGCAGGAGCCAACTAA
- a CDS encoding ABC transporter substrate-binding protein — MRTLIKTQNVALAVLAAAAFTTATTQAAETLSVVTFGGAYEAAAKKAYFEPFTQATGIGFSTESYDGGLAKLSAMEQAKNTTWDLIDLETNDAITACDEGLLQKFDKKTIGKTSDFIPGTISDCAVASMVWSTVYAYDASKLKTAPTTLNDFFDLQKFPGKRGLRKSPKVTMEWALIADGVDPKDVYKVLGTPAGVDRAFKKLDTIKPNIVWWEAGAQAPQLLADGAVVMTQAYNGRISDAAKKDNKPFKTVWDAQVYDFDWWAVPTGAKHADAAAKFIASASQPKAYADLSKYIAYAPPRKDAIALIDKQRLADLPTAPENFKRALQINANFWADNADQINKRFQVWLTQ, encoded by the coding sequence ATGCGCACTCTCATCAAAACACAAAACGTCGCACTCGCAGTACTCGCAGCAGCCGCTTTTACCACCGCGACCACCCAGGCGGCGGAAACGCTCTCCGTCGTGACCTTCGGCGGTGCATACGAAGCGGCGGCAAAGAAGGCCTATTTCGAACCGTTCACCCAGGCCACCGGCATCGGCTTCTCGACCGAATCGTATGACGGCGGCCTGGCGAAGCTCTCCGCGATGGAGCAGGCGAAGAACACCACGTGGGACCTGATCGACCTCGAAACGAACGATGCGATCACCGCCTGCGACGAAGGCCTTCTGCAGAAGTTCGACAAGAAGACGATCGGCAAGACGAGCGACTTCATCCCCGGAACGATCAGCGATTGCGCGGTCGCGAGCATGGTCTGGTCCACGGTCTACGCGTACGACGCGAGCAAGCTCAAGACCGCCCCGACCACCCTCAACGACTTCTTCGATCTGCAGAAATTCCCGGGCAAGCGCGGCCTGCGCAAGTCGCCGAAGGTCACCATGGAATGGGCGTTGATTGCGGACGGCGTCGATCCGAAGGACGTCTACAAAGTGCTCGGGACGCCCGCCGGCGTGGATCGCGCGTTCAAGAAGCTCGACACGATCAAGCCGAACATCGTGTGGTGGGAAGCGGGTGCCCAGGCGCCGCAGTTGCTCGCGGACGGCGCGGTCGTGATGACGCAGGCCTACAACGGCCGCATTTCCGACGCCGCGAAGAAGGACAACAAGCCATTCAAGACCGTGTGGGACGCGCAGGTCTACGACTTCGACTGGTGGGCCGTTCCGACGGGCGCGAAGCACGCCGACGCCGCCGCGAAATTCATCGCCTCCGCTTCGCAGCCGAAGGCGTATGCGGATCTGTCGAAGTACATCGCCTATGCGCCGCCGCGCAAGGACGCGATCGCGCTGATCGACAAGCAACGCCTCGCCGATCTGCCGACCGCGCCCGAGAACTTCAAGCGCGCCTTGCAGATCAACGCGAACTTCTGGGCCGACAACGCGGACCAGATCAATAAGCGCTTCCAGGTGTGGCTGACGCAGTAA
- a CDS encoding ABC transporter permease, producing the protein MPASARATAPGSPTRADGRASFQKARRRASVQALLLALPLIVFLLSTFIAPIALLLARSVENREVPDSMPALTRALDAWDGSGVPDERMFALLAAGLREAQQSGQLGTVARRLNFDQAEFRSLLMRTARQLPADAPPAWKPALVELDQRWNSPETWRLLKRAATSPTPDYLLAAVDAHVTPQGAVAFVPDNASVYRQAFVRTISISATVTLLCLVLGYPVAWLLANLPAKSGNRLMLFVIVPFWTSLLVRTTAWYVLLQPGGVINSLLMGLGLTTHPLPLIFNRAGVLIGMTHVLLPYMILAIYSVMKSVSPVYVRAAQSLGAHPFTAFVRIYIPQTLPGVGAGCFLVFVLALGYYITPALLGGAGDEMISQLIAIQTNTQLNWGLAGALSAYLVIFTAIFYFLFNRIVGIDRLRFG; encoded by the coding sequence ATGCCCGCTTCGGCCCGCGCCACGGCCCCGGGCTCTCCGACGAGAGCCGACGGCCGCGCGTCGTTTCAAAAGGCGCGCCGCCGCGCTTCGGTGCAGGCGCTGTTGCTCGCGCTGCCGCTGATCGTGTTTCTGCTATCGACGTTCATCGCGCCGATCGCGCTCCTGCTCGCGCGCAGCGTGGAGAACCGCGAAGTGCCCGACAGCATGCCCGCGCTTACCCGCGCGCTCGATGCATGGGACGGGAGCGGCGTGCCGGACGAGCGCATGTTCGCCCTGCTCGCCGCGGGGCTCAGGGAGGCGCAGCAAAGCGGACAGCTCGGCACTGTCGCGCGGCGGCTGAACTTCGATCAGGCCGAGTTCCGTAGCCTGTTGATGCGCACCGCGCGCCAGTTGCCCGCCGATGCGCCGCCCGCGTGGAAACCGGCGCTCGTCGAACTCGACCAACGCTGGAATTCGCCGGAGACCTGGCGCTTGCTGAAGCGCGCCGCCACGTCGCCCACGCCGGACTATCTGCTTGCGGCCGTCGATGCGCATGTGACACCGCAAGGCGCGGTCGCGTTCGTGCCGGACAACGCTTCGGTCTATCGGCAGGCGTTCGTGCGCACGATCTCGATCAGCGCCACGGTCACGCTGCTGTGCCTCGTGCTAGGCTATCCGGTCGCATGGCTGCTCGCGAACTTGCCCGCGAAAAGCGGCAACCGCCTGATGCTCTTCGTGATCGTACCGTTCTGGACCTCGCTGCTCGTGCGCACGACCGCGTGGTACGTTTTGCTGCAACCGGGCGGCGTCATCAACAGCCTGCTGATGGGTCTCGGACTCACCACCCATCCACTGCCGCTCATCTTCAACCGCGCCGGCGTGCTCATCGGCATGACGCATGTGCTCCTGCCGTACATGATTCTCGCGATCTATTCGGTGATGAAAAGCGTATCGCCCGTGTACGTGCGGGCCGCGCAATCGCTCGGGGCGCACCCGTTCACAGCGTTCGTGCGGATCTACATTCCGCAGACGCTCCCCGGCGTGGGAGCGGGCTGCTTCCTCGTGTTCGTGCTCGCGCTCGGCTACTACATCACACCCGCGCTGCTTGGCGGCGCAGGCGACGAGATGATCAGCCAGCTCATTGCGATACAGACCAACACGCAACTCAACTGGGGCCTCGCCGGAGCGCTCTCGGCGTATCTCGTGATCTTCACGGCGATTTTCTATTTTCTGTTCAACCGCATCGTGGGCATCGACCGCTTGCGCTTCGGTTAA